The Deinococcus sp. KNUC1210 nucleotide sequence CAACTGCACCGTTCACAACACCGTAGCGAAGGTCGGCTCCGAACATCAGAACCGCCCGTTCCTGCCCAAACCCTACGAACTCGATACTTCAAACCCCTTTTACCGCTACGACCCCGATCAGTGCATTCTGTGCGGGCGCTGCGTCGAGGCATGCCAGAATCTTCAGGTCAACGAAACGCTCAGCATCAACTGGGAGAGCGCCAATCCACGGGTGCTGTGGGACGGTGGACAGCCCATCGGCGACAGCAGTTGCGTGAGCTGCGGGCACTGCGTCTCGGTCTGCCCGTGCAACGCGCTTCAGGAAAAATCCATGCTGCACGAGGCCGGACTGTTTACTGGCATTCCGCTGCCGATGTTTCAGAGCGCCGTGGCGGTGGTGAAGAACATCGAGCCGACGCTGGGTTACACGCCGATTCTCGGCATCTCGGAGATCGAGTCGGCGGGGCGCGAGGGGTACATTTCCAAGACAAAGACGGTGTGTACGTACTGCGGCGTGGGCTGCACCTTCGATGTCTGGACAAAAGACCGTCACATCCTGAAAGTCGAGCCCGAACATGGCCCTGCCAACGGCGTCAGCACCTGCGTGAAGGGCAAATTCGGCTGGGATTACAGCACCTCGAAAGACCGCCTGACCTCGCCGCTGATCCGCGAGACCGACGCCCTGGGAACCAGCTTTTTCCGCGAGGCGAGCTGGGACGAGGCGATTTCGCTGATCGCCTGGCGGATGAACGAGATCAAGGCTCAGCACGGCCCCGACGCCCTGGCCTTCGTGATTTCGAGCAAAGGAACGAACGAGGAAAGCTACCTGAAGCAGAAGCTCGCCCGCCAGATCATCGGGACGAACAATGTGGACAACTGCTCGCGCTACTGCCAGAGTCCGGCCACCCAGGGACTGTGGCGCACGGTAGGCTACGGCGGCGACAGCGGCACCATCAAGGACATCGAGGCGGCGCGGCTCGTCCTGACCGTGGGCAGCAACACCGCCGAGTCTCACCCGGTGCTGGCGACCCGCGTGAAACGGGCGCACAAACTGCACGGTCAGGAACTGATCGTGGTCGATCTGCGCGAACACGAACTGGCCCAGCGGGCCGACGTGTTCCTTCGCCCCAATCCCGGCACCGATTTCGTGTGGCTGAACGCCGTCAGTCGGCACATTCTGGAAACGGGCCGCGCCCACAGCGACTTTCTCGATCAGTGGGTAAACGGCCTGGACGAGTTCCGCGCCAGTCTGGAGGGCTACACGCTCGAAGCTGCCGAGCAGCAGACCGGGCTGACGCAGGCGCAGCTTCGCGATCTGTCAGACCGCCTCGTGGCAGCGAGCGACGACCCCCAGCGCGGCGGCGTGTGCATTCTGTGGGCGATGGGCGTGACGCAGCAGATGGGCGGCAGCGAGACGAGCACCGCCATCTCGAACCTGCTGCTGCTGACCGGCAACTACATGCGGCCCGGCACCGGCGCGTATCCGCTGCGTGGACACAACAACGTGCAGGGCGCGTCCGACTTCGGCGCGATGCCCGATATGGTGAGCGGCTATCAGAAGCTGAGCGACGAAGCGGTGCGCGACAAATTCAGCCGGGCCTGGAACTGCGAGATCAGAGCGGAGCGCGGCCTGGACAACTCGCAGATGATCGATGCCGCCATTTCGGGCAAGCTGAAGGCGCTGTATCTGACCGGTGAGGAAATGAGCCTGACCGACAGCGACAGCGGCCACGTCGCCAACGGACTGGGTGCGCTGGAATTCTTCGTGGTGCAGGACATCTTCTTCAGCCACACCGCTCAGTTTGCCGATGTGGTCTTGCCTGCCAGCCCCGCGCTGGAAAAGGAAGGCACGTTCACCAGCACCGAGCGGCGCATCCAGCGGCTCTACCAGGTGATGCCGCCCCTGAAAGGCAGCAAACCCGACTGGGAAATCTACCAGCTCGTGGCGCAGGCGCTGGGGGGCGACTGGAACTACAGCCACCCCGGCGAAATCATGGCCGAGGCCGCTGCCCTGACGCCGCTCTTCGGGGGCGTGACGTATGAGCGGCTGGAGGGCTACCAGAGCCTCTGCTGGCCCGTGAATGCCGACGGCAGCGACACACCGCTGCTGTACACGAAGGGGTTTGCCTTTCCTGACGGGAAGGCGCGGCTGTATCCGGCCCGGTATGTTCCGCGTATCCAGCCGCCGACCGCCGAATTCGACCTGCACCTGAACTCCGGGCGCATGCTGGAACACTTTCATGAGGGCAATATGACCTTCCGGGTGGAGGGCATCGCGGCGCGGATTCCGGATGCGTTTGTCGAGGTGAGCCCGGAACTGGCCGCCGAACGCGGCGTGCGGGACGGCATGTATGTACGTCTGGTCTCACCAAACGGAGCCATTCGGCTGCGGGCGCTGATTACCGACCGCGTGAGCGGCAAGGAAGTGTACGTACCGCTGAATGCCCGTGTCAGCGAGGACACCGTGAACTTCCTGACCGGACAGGGCCGCGACATCAATACCAACACGCCCGCCTACAAGGATACGAGCGTGCGAATGGAGGTGCTGGGTGAGCGCGGAGGTACGCCGCTGCCGCGCACCGACCACCGCTACGCCCGCCGCACGCCGCAGAATGGAGTGGAAGTCGAGCGCAAGTGGGCGCGACCCGATTACGTGTACCCCGGCGACGGACTGGGCCTGATGGAGGGCGCGAGCCTGAACCGGCGCGTGGACGAATTCGGAAGTGGGGATGACTGAAGACCGCCCGGAGCGACAGCGCGTGCACCCTGCTTCCTCCCGATGTCCCGGCCTTTCCTGCAAGCCACGCGCCACACGCGACGAGCCAACGAGGTTTTCATGGCACAACGACTGACCTATACCCCCAGACCCAGAACCGCCGACGAGATCATCACGGAGGCCAGGAACGACAGTCAGGACGCACTGCTGGAATCGCTGGAACTGCTGCGCGAGCTCCATGCACACGGCGTACTCGACACGCTGGTCAAACTGGTAAGGGCGGGCGACGGCCTGACCACCAAGACGCTGCAGATGCTGGAAGGCGACAGCGCGACCCGGCTGCTCCGCAATGTGCTGGAGCTGGGCCGCACCTTCTCGGAACTCGACCCGGACTCGATCGGCACGCTGGGCAAAGCTGCCGATGCAGGTCTCCGTGAGGGCGCACGCCGCGTGCAGGCAGGCGAGGGCGTGGGCCTGGGCGAGCTGCTGGGCCTGCTGAAAGACCCGGACATTCAGGCGGCGCTGGGCGCACTGTTCGGCACCCTCAAGGGCTTCGGGCGGGCGCTGCGCGATGCACGCGGCGAGACGACCGAAAGCGAAGGTCAGCGCAGACCCGATGAGGAGAAGAACAAGAATCGGAAGCGGCGCAAAGAGATGTAGGGAGAACCTGAAAGAGCTGCCGGGGCGAGAATGAAACGGCGGCTCCCTAGGCCAGCTTCTCTCCTGCCCGCACAGCCACTTTCAGCCAGTTCTGCGCGGGTGGCAGCGGGCAGGTCCAGCCGTCGCCATACGCGCAGTACGGGTGATACGCCAGATTGAAATCGAGCCGCACGCCCTCTCCCCCGGCCAGCTCGGTGACGGGGGCGTCCAGATAGCGCCCCGCGCCGTAGCTCTCGCTGCCGCTGGTGGCGTCTCGGAATGGCAGGAACAGGCTCTGCGGCGCGTCTTCGCCGGGCTGGGCATACAGTGTCAGCGTCTGTGCGCCGTCCGGAAACGGCACCGTCACGGTCGCGAATTCGGCCATCTGGCGCGTCTCTCCGGTACTGGTGTCCAGCGTCACCGAGTCGCCCGCCGACCGCAGGAGCGGCAGTTCGAAGATCAGCTCCTCATCGGGCGGGTAATAACTCAGGCCCGTGAAGCTCTCGAGCGCCGCGCCGCGCACCGGACCTCGCCCGGACGCAAAGAAGTCGTCCTTTCGGCGGCGGAAGTCGAGCAGCGCTTCTGCCGCCATCAGAACTCCACGACGTGTTCCTGACCGTCCAGAGCCACCACGTCGCCGCGCCGGATCTTCTTGCGGCGGCGAATCTCGACTTCGCCGTTCAGCCGCACTTCCCCGGCCTGAATCAGAAATTTGGCCTCGCCGCCCGTTCCGACGAGCCCGGCGAATTTCAGGTAGTCCTGAAGGTCGATTACATCGTTCTGTGCGTTCTGGTCACGGGTCATGGGAGTTTATATTGAGCGCTGAAGAGGTTCAGATCAAGGTCATCGACATGGCCGTCGCCGTTCAGGTCGCCTTTGGCGTTGTTGCCCGACTGCCCGAAATTCCCCATCAGGATCGCCAGATCGGTGACGTCGATGGTGCCGTCGCCGTTCAGATCGGCTCCCGAATAGCGCAGCCGGGCCGCCTCGGGGGTCAGGTCGCTCAGGCCCAGTTCCTTCTGAAGTTCGGCCCGCACCGCGTCGGCCAGCGGCAACGGCCCCGCCGGGTTGAACTCGATGCGGCGCTCTCCGCCCACCGTGTACGAGCGGGACGACACGTCGGCATTGAAGGCCACCTTGCCGCCCACCGTCAGCAGCGGCCCCGCCGATTTGTCGAGCGTCAGGGTGGTTCCCTCGCTCGACAACCCCTTCAGAAACGCGGTCACGAGGGCTTCGAGTTCGGGCGTCTGGGGCCGAAGCTGAATGGTGACCGCCTGCGCCGCACCGAGCAGCAGCGCGAGCGAAGCCAGCAGGGCACGGGCCTTCATTTGCCCGCCCGCGCTGCCACGATGGCCGCCTTCAGTTCATCGGCAGTCTTGTAACCGCTGCTGTTCTGCAATCCGCCCGCAGGCTGAGCAACTGGCGGAGCCGGCGCTGTTTCCGGCTGTGTGGCAGGCAAGGTCGGCGCTGTGCCCGGCTGAGTGCTGGTGGCGGGCAGCGTCGGAGCCTCGCCCGGCGGCCTGACGGCGGGCACGGATGGCACCCCTCCAGATGGCACAGGCCCCGGCTGCCCGGCGGCAGGCTGGCTCGCTGTGGGCTGAACCGTCGAGGGCTGCCCCGGCACAGGCTGTCCTGTTCCCGGCAGTCCGGTTGCCGCCTGCGCCGTCACGATCTGTCCGTTGATCAGCCAGTACACCCCCTGATTGAAGCCCACCAGTGGGCAGTCGAGGCGGCCTTTGTACAGCAGCAGCACCGCTTCCTGCCCCGCCTGAAACACGGGCGCGGCGTCGAGGTTCGCCAGGATGTACAGCGCTGGCCCGCCCGCCACCTGCGGCAACTGCGCCGGGTCGCCGGCCAGCGTGGTACTCACCTTCAGCGGATACACGGCGTAGGTCAGACCGTCCTCGGTGGCGGTGGTGGGCGTGCCGATGGTCGCCTGAACGATGACATCCGCCTTTTTCGCCTGCTGCTGTAGGGTCAGTGGGCTGAAGGTGGTGGCCCGCACGCTGCCCAGCAGTGCCAGCGGCACGAGCCATGTCAGCAGGCGCTTCATTTTCCGCCTCCGGGGGAGTGGAGACCGGCGGAGCAGGAGTGGCGGGCGGCGTGGTGGCGGGCGCAGCCGAAGAATCGGTGGCCGGGGCAGGAGTGGCCGGGGCGGTGGTGGCCGGGTCAGCCGAAGCGGGCGCAGCGTCGGTCACACCGTCATCAGTGGTTTCGGGCAGCGGGGCGTCGGGAGCCGGTTTGCTGCCGGGTACGGCGCTCACGGCAGGCTGGATGCTGGGCATTGGCCGTTCGATGATGGCCTTACCGTCGCCCGCGTAGGCGCTGTAAGCGATCTGAGGACTCGTCAGCGCCGTGGCCTTGTCGGGCTTGACCGTGATCAGGGCGATCTGTGCGCCGTTGCCCGGCACGCTGCGGAAGCCCAGATCGAGCGTCAGCAGCCCTTTCGTGACCTTCCAGTACGCGATGACACGGGTATCCACCGGCACGATCTTGCTGACGTTCACGCCCTGCGGCAGCATCCACTGAAAGCGGGCAGCGCGGGTTCCTCTGGGCGCGACGATGGTCAGGGGCAGGCGGGTTTCACCGCGAATCTCGCTGGTCGGCAGCGTCAGGGCCAGACTCAGCGGCGGCAGCGGCGAAACGGTCAGGCTGATCTGCTGATTCTTGGTCGAGAGCGCCGCGTCGGAGGCTTCGAGGGTGAAGGTGTACAGCCCCTCCTTGGTCGCCTTGCCGCTGATGGTGCGCCCGGAGAAGGTCAGGCCGTCGGGAAGCTTGCCGCTCGCCAGTCTCAGGCCGTATGGCCCGGCTCCGCCTGCCACCACGATATCGGCGGTGTACGGCTCGCCCACATACGCCACCGGCACATTGGACGTGGCGAAATTCAGTGGATCGCGGGTGCTGGTGCTGGCACTGTTGGTGGTGCTTGTTCCGCCGCACGCGGCCAGCAGCAGCGGCAACAGCAGCGCGGGCGCAGCCCTTGGCACGAGCCGAAAAGTTGAGAGCATAGCTGTATGGTAACCGCCCAGCAAATTAGGCGTCTGAAAGAGCACGCTTGCGGGCGGGCACCGTTCCCGGCAGCACACGCGGAATGCGCCGCCACAGCAGCAGCACCGTCAGTGCACCCAGCGCAGCCAGGATGCACAGCCCCCATTTCGGCCCGAACAGGCCATGTTCGGCGATCAGATTGCTGGCGACCAGTGCGCCCAGCGGAGCCGAACCCACCAGCACCAGCGAATACAGGCTCATCACCCGCCCGCGCAGCGCATTGGGCACTGTGAGCTGCACCGAACTGTTGGCCGAGATCAGGAAGGTCAGCATCGAAAATCCGCAGCACGCCAGCACCAGCCCAGCGATCCAGATGTTGACGACGAAGGCGAGCACCACCGCGCTGACGATCAGGAGCACCGCGCCCAGCCGCAGGTTCCGCAGCGGATTCGGGCGGCTGGCCTGCCACAGCGCCCCGATCATCGCGCCCCCGCCAAACGCAGCATTGAGCGCGCCGAAGCCGCCCTCGCGCAGGCCGTACACCGCACGGGCGAAGTACGGAATGATCACGTTGAAATTGATGATGGTCAGGCTCAGCAGGCCCAGCAGCAGCAGGGTGTACCGGATGCTGGGCGTCACACGCACGTAGGCCAGACCCTCGCGGATGTCGTCCAGCACCGCCGGATGCCCGCCGCGCTCACGGACTGGAAACGGCAGCGTGGCGATCACCCACAGCACCACCACGAACGACACCACGTTCAGGTAGAAGGGAAAGGCCAGCCGCGAGACGTTGTCGGCGTCGCCTCCGCCCAGCAGCGACACACCCAGGGCCGCCACCACCCCGAAGACCGCCTGTCCCAGCGTGCGAGACAGGTTGAACGACAGGCTATTGAGGGCCACGGCGTTCGCCACGTCCTCACGCGGGACGAAGTCGGCCACCATGCTCTGCCGGGCGGGCATGTCGAATGCGTTGGCGGTGCCTGCCACAAACGCCAGCACCATCACCAGACCCAGGCTGATCCCGCCGAACTGCGTGCTGAGGGCCAGCGTCAGCGACGTGAACATCAGGGTCAGCTGGGTGGTCAGCAGGATGCGCCGCCTGGGCATGCGGTCGATGACGGCTCCGGCAAACAGCGACAGCAGCAGACTGGGCGTGAACTGCGCCACCGTGACCCAGCCCAGCGCCGAACTGTTGTTGTGCGTGAGTTCCAGCACCAGATACGACTGTGCCGTCGTCTGCATCCAGCTGCCCACCAGACTCAGCATCTGAGACATCCAGTAGCGGCGGTAGTGCGGCCAGCGCAGGGCGTGAAAGGTGGATTGTTGCCAGCTCTGGAATTTTGTCAGTGCGCGCGGAGCTGCACTCTTCATGCGCCCAAGATAGTCCTGACAGCCGTGGCAAAAGGCCGAAATACTGCTGCTGGCTGCAACTCGTTAAGAAACAGGGCAGGCCAGATGAGAACTGACCCGCCCAATATCCGCTGACGTCCTCGCTGCTCTACTGCCCGATCTTCACCGATCCGCTGATCACCAGACTCGTAACTTTGGCGAGTCGGTCGGTCACGGTTTTGGGAAAGAGGGCGGTGTTGTACTTGTCCACAGCGTATTCCAGCCCGCCGTTCTGCAGCCCGAAGGCCCGCTCGCCCGGACGCCACACCTGCCCCTTCACCATGTCACGGATCACGCTGTACACGGCATTGTCGACGCGCCGCACGATGCTGGTCAGGCCGTGATTGAGGGTGGTGGGGTCGGCGTCGGTATCGCCCAGCACGTTGTTGTTGTCCTGCCAGCCGATGAAGAACACCGGACGCGCCGACCCCTTGCAGGCCACCTTGTACGCGTCGGACTTGGAGATCGCCGCGAACAGGTCAGAGCGGAATTTGACACCTGCGGGCAGGCTCGCTTCCTTCACACACTGGCGGTTGCGAACCGCAGAGATCGGGCCGGTCGCGCCGGTCAGGTTGGCGTCGAAGATGATATCGGCCCCGGCATTCATCATGCTGTCGGTCAGGGTGTTGGCCTTGGCGGTGTCCTTGTCGGGCTTGGCTCCGGCATCCAGATTGCCCACGATGACGCGGCAGCCGGAACAGACCAGCCGCACACCGCTGCTGAACGCGGCCACGAACTTGGCCGTTGCCGGACTCTGTTCCTCGGCCACGATGCCCACCACCGAGGTCGCGCTGGTACTTCCGGCGATATAGCCCGCCAGGAACGCGCCCTCGCTGTCACGAAACCGGATGCCCGCCGTGTTGCTGCCAGTCGGCAGACCGTCCACCAGTGCAAAATACGTCTTGGGGTACTGCTGCGCCGCCGCCGTCAGCCCAGCCATATGAAAGCTGCCCACCCCGATCACCAGATTGGAGCCTTCGCGGGCCAGCTTGACCGTTCCGGCCTTGTTGTCGGTGGCGTCCAGCGGCGTATAGGTATCGACATTGACGCCGAAGTCACGTACAGCGCGGTCGGCCCCGTCCTGGGCAGACTGGTTCTTGCCGTGATCGTAACGCCCTGCCGGATCGAAGACCAGCGACACGTTCAGGGGTGAAGATTGAGCTGAAACAGTGAACAGGCCGGTGCCGGATAGAGCGGCGGCCCCTGCCAGCAGCAGTGCGCGACGAAGATTCATTAGGGTTTCATCGTAGGAGCCGCCCCCAGACCATGCAGCCAGAAACTTCAAAGTTGCCGGTGGGGGGTGGGTCTTCAGGAGGCGCGTCAACGCCTGCCCTGCCTCCTGCGGCACCTGCAGCTCGGCCCCCAGCTGACGACGAATCCAGGTGAGCTGACGGCGCACATACTGACGGGTCGAGGCTTCCACCTGGGCGCGGGCCTCGGCTTCCGGCAGGGTGCCCCGCGCCACCGCGAGCGCCTGCACGTAGCCGAGTGCCTGCCACACGGTCGGTCTGGGCAGCGTTTCCGGACTGATGCGGCCAGCCAGCCAGCTCGCCTCCTGCGCCCAGCCCTGCTCGAACATCTGTGCGGTGCGGGCGGCGATACGCGGCAGGACCTCGGCGTCTGGCAACCCGAACGCCAGCACGCTGTACTGGAAGGCCGGAGTCGTCTGCCCGAATTCACCGGGCCAGCGCCCCGTTTGCCGGAACACTTCCAGCGCCCGCACCACCCGCCTGGGGTTTCGCTCCATCCGCTGCGCCTCTGCGGGGCTGTGCGCCTGTATGTCGCTCAGGAGGGCGTCCAGACCGCGCACCTGCAACTCGGCCTCGATCTGCTCGCGCTGCTGCGGCTCGCTGGGCGGCGTGAGCGGCAGACCGCGCAGCAGCGCCGACAGATAAAACCCGGTACCGCCCACCACCAGCGGCAGGTTTCCGCGTTCCAGAATGCCCCCGATTGCCGTCTCGGCGTCCCGCACGTAGCGGGCCACGTCATACCTGTCCTGCACGTTCACCACGTCGATCAGGTGGTGCGGCACCGCGGCACGCTCCTGGGGAGTGGGTTTGGCGGTGCCGATATCCAGCCCCCGGTACACCAGAAAGGCGTCGGCAGACACGATCTCCACGCGGCGACCGGTCTGCGCTGCCTGCGCCGCCACTTCCAGCGAGAGGGCGGTTTTGCCGGAAGCGGTGGGAGCGGTCAGCATGGGAATGATGGGAAGCGCAGAGGAAGCGGGCACGCCCCAATCTGAAGCGCAATCCGCCTTCTGTCCAGCCCCGAAGCTGCTACCCTGAATCCATGAACGAGCCTGTGTTAGCCCGGCTGAACACCCTGATGCATCTGCGAGAGGAGGTCGAGAACCTGGGAGCCGCCTTTCCGTGGGAGCCTGCCGTCGACTGGCTCGATCAGGGAACGCATCTGGTGCTGGTGATGGACCTGCCAGGACTGCAGCCC carries:
- a CDS encoding DUF1641 domain-containing protein, with the translated sequence MAQRLTYTPRPRTADEIITEARNDSQDALLESLELLRELHAHGVLDTLVKLVRAGDGLTTKTLQMLEGDSATRLLRNVLELGRTFSELDPDSIGTLGKAADAGLREGARRVQAGEGVGLGELLGLLKDPDIQAALGALFGTLKGFGRALRDARGETTESEGQRRPDEEKNKNRKRRKEM
- a CDS encoding RNA-binding S4 domain-containing protein, whose product is MTRDQNAQNDVIDLQDYLKFAGLVGTGGEAKFLIQAGEVRLNGEVEIRRRKKIRRGDVVALDGQEHVVEF
- the miaA gene encoding tRNA (adenosine(37)-N6)-dimethylallyltransferase MiaA; protein product: MPASSALPIIPMLTAPTASGKTALSLEVAAQAAQTGRRVEIVSADAFLVYRGLDIGTAKPTPQERAAVPHHLIDVVNVQDRYDVARYVRDAETAIGGILERGNLPLVVGGTGFYLSALLRGLPLTPPSEPQQREQIEAELQVRGLDALLSDIQAHSPAEAQRMERNPRRVVRALEVFRQTGRWPGEFGQTTPAFQYSVLAFGLPDAEVLPRIAARTAQMFEQGWAQEASWLAGRISPETLPRPTVWQALGYVQALAVARGTLPEAEARAQVEASTRQYVRRQLTWIRRQLGAELQVPQEAGQALTRLLKTHPPPATLKFLAAWSGGGSYDETLMNLRRALLLAGAAALSGTGLFTVSAQSSPLNVSLVFDPAGRYDHGKNQSAQDGADRAVRDFGVNVDTYTPLDATDNKAGTVKLAREGSNLVIGVGSFHMAGLTAAAQQYPKTYFALVDGLPTGSNTAGIRFRDSEGAFLAGYIAGSTSATSVVGIVAEEQSPATAKFVAAFSSGVRLVCSGCRVIVGNLDAGAKPDKDTAKANTLTDSMMNAGADIIFDANLTGATGPISAVRNRQCVKEASLPAGVKFRSDLFAAISKSDAYKVACKGSARPVFFIGWQDNNNVLGDTDADPTTLNHGLTSIVRRVDNAVYSVIRDMVKGQVWRPGERAFGLQNGGLEYAVDKYNTALFPKTVTDRLAKVTSLVISGSVKIGQ
- a CDS encoding dockerin type I domain-containing protein, which translates into the protein MKARALLASLALLLGAAQAVTIQLRPQTPELEALVTAFLKGLSSEGTTLTLDKSAGPLLTVGGKVAFNADVSSRSYTVGGERRIEFNPAGPLPLADAVRAELQKELGLSDLTPEAARLRYSGADLNGDGTIDVTDLAILMGNFGQSGNNAKGDLNGDGHVDDLDLNLFSAQYKLP
- a CDS encoding MFS transporter, yielding MKSAAPRALTKFQSWQQSTFHALRWPHYRRYWMSQMLSLVGSWMQTTAQSYLVLELTHNNSSALGWVTVAQFTPSLLLSLFAGAVIDRMPRRRILLTTQLTLMFTSLTLALSTQFGGISLGLVMVLAFVAGTANAFDMPARQSMVADFVPREDVANAVALNSLSFNLSRTLGQAVFGVVAALGVSLLGGGDADNVSRLAFPFYLNVVSFVVVLWVIATLPFPVRERGGHPAVLDDIREGLAYVRVTPSIRYTLLLLGLLSLTIINFNVIIPYFARAVYGLREGGFGALNAAFGGGAMIGALWQASRPNPLRNLRLGAVLLIVSAVVLAFVVNIWIAGLVLACCGFSMLTFLISANSSVQLTVPNALRGRVMSLYSLVLVGSAPLGALVASNLIAEHGLFGPKWGLCILAALGALTVLLLWRRIPRVLPGTVPARKRALSDA
- the fdhF gene encoding formate dehydrogenase subunit alpha, which translates into the protein MAQANDPHIPNPIITVNGVQIVAQGGEYVIDALNRLKLELPQVCYHPQLGPLQTCDTCVVEIGGKLLRACSTPVQEGMVVRTEVSAAKVAREEAFDRILGNHELYCTVCDNNNGNCTVHNTVAKVGSEHQNRPFLPKPYELDTSNPFYRYDPDQCILCGRCVEACQNLQVNETLSINWESANPRVLWDGGQPIGDSSCVSCGHCVSVCPCNALQEKSMLHEAGLFTGIPLPMFQSAVAVVKNIEPTLGYTPILGISEIESAGREGYISKTKTVCTYCGVGCTFDVWTKDRHILKVEPEHGPANGVSTCVKGKFGWDYSTSKDRLTSPLIRETDALGTSFFREASWDEAISLIAWRMNEIKAQHGPDALAFVISSKGTNEESYLKQKLARQIIGTNNVDNCSRYCQSPATQGLWRTVGYGGDSGTIKDIEAARLVLTVGSNTAESHPVLATRVKRAHKLHGQELIVVDLREHELAQRADVFLRPNPGTDFVWLNAVSRHILETGRAHSDFLDQWVNGLDEFRASLEGYTLEAAEQQTGLTQAQLRDLSDRLVAASDDPQRGGVCILWAMGVTQQMGGSETSTAISNLLLLTGNYMRPGTGAYPLRGHNNVQGASDFGAMPDMVSGYQKLSDEAVRDKFSRAWNCEIRAERGLDNSQMIDAAISGKLKALYLTGEEMSLTDSDSGHVANGLGALEFFVVQDIFFSHTAQFADVVLPASPALEKEGTFTSTERRIQRLYQVMPPLKGSKPDWEIYQLVAQALGGDWNYSHPGEIMAEAAALTPLFGGVTYERLEGYQSLCWPVNADGSDTPLLYTKGFAFPDGKARLYPARYVPRIQPPTAEFDLHLNSGRMLEHFHEGNMTFRVEGIAARIPDAFVEVSPELAAERGVRDGMYVRLVSPNGAIRLRALITDRVSGKEVYVPLNARVSEDTVNFLTGQGRDINTNTPAYKDTSVRMEVLGERGGTPLPRTDHRYARRTPQNGVEVERKWARPDYVYPGDGLGLMEGASLNRRVDEFGSGDD
- a CDS encoding DUF1684 domain-containing protein, with the translated sequence MAAEALLDFRRRKDDFFASGRGPVRGAALESFTGLSYYPPDEELIFELPLLRSAGDSVTLDTSTGETRQMAEFATVTVPFPDGAQTLTLYAQPGEDAPQSLFLPFRDATSGSESYGAGRYLDAPVTELAGGEGVRLDFNLAYHPYCAYGDGWTCPLPPAQNWLKVAVRAGEKLA